In the genome of Blastopirellula retiformator, the window TTTCGAGCTGCTTGCGAACTTGCTCTAGTACCTGATCATCGCCTACAACTACAAACGTCATCCGCGACAGGTTGGGTTCTTCAGTTTCCCCGACCGCAAGCGAATCGATATTGTAGCCACGCGAAGCCAGCATCCCCGAGATGTGCGCAAGCACCCCGGGCACGTTCTGGACGACCGCCGAAAGGACGTGTCGCATCAGTTTCTCCCAGTAGAGTCAGAATAAACCCGCATGATACTTGGCGTTATAAGCGGGAACAAGTAGACGAGACATCCCAAGAGCGGCAGGTTCGCCCTGGCGCAAGAGAAACGCGGAAACTTCATAACGCGTTTTCCTCCAATAACTTGCGTTTCCTCCTGACTTTCGAAAAACTGCCCTGAATGGATCGCCTGCGAGGCCCCAGGGGAGCCTGTTTTTTGGTTTCCCCGGAACTTCCATTACGTTAGCATGGGATTATTGGGCATTCCCCCCCGTTTGCCCCTCCCTACCACCCAACTTCCCGCCCAACGCGTCGCATGAACGTTGAGAGTCCACGAACGCCGCGGCCTATCGCCCGAAGTCGCTCGGTCGATCAGTGGCCCAACTGGCGGACGATGCCGGGCTGGATACGGGACCGCTTCATTCAGGTCGAGCAATTCGAAGAGCCGTCCCAAGGGTGGGAGATTGCCGAGGTCATCCTGGCCGAAGCCGTTTCTGGCGGCGAACCAAACGACTTCTACTATCTGTCGGTCGTGGTCGATACCGACGCCGAGCGCGATGTGGAGGTCGACTTCGGCCATGGCGCTTTCCGCCGACCCAGTCGCGCCGGCAACATGCTATTTGGCGACCAGACCTATGCCGACGGCTATCTCAAGGGCGCCGGGCCGTTCCACAACATTGCGTTTTACATCCGCAAACAGGCGTTTCACGATCGCCTATGCAACATCGTCGGCGACGACGTACCGCCGCTCGACGTCTTGCAAACCAAGTCGTTTCGCGACGATGGCCTGCAGACGATGCTCAAGTACCTGGTCAAGCAATGCCGTCATAACGACGCGCCGCTGGCGCGGTGGGACTCGGACGAAACGATCGACGGCATCTGCCGGCGACTGCTGCTGTTTGCGGGTCAAAAAGAGCCGGCGATCGGTCCCCAAGATCGCCTGCAGCCCGAAGGCGTGAAGCAGGTGCTGGAATATGTCGATGCGCATTTCACGCAAGATCTAACGCGTGATCAACTGGCGCAGATCGCCGGCGTCGCGCCGGGGCACTTCACCCGACTCTTCCGGCAAACGACCGGCGAAACGCCGAAGCGATATTTGCTGCAGTTGCGGATTGAGAAAGCGAAGCAGTTGCTACTTACCTCTTCGCAGCATCTGGGAATGGCGGCGATTGCGGCCGAGTGCGGTTTCTCTAGCGCATCGCACTTTGTGATGGAATTCCGGAAGCAGTTAGGCGTGACGCCGGACGTCTTTCGTCGCTACCACTAGCAGTCCGTTGATTTTCTCAACGGGCTGCTGGATCGCAGGGATGCGATCCCAAAATAGCGACGTAAGTCGTTATTTTGCGAGCCGCGAAGAGCGATGCTCTGAGCCTGGCGAGGTTGGAAAATGCCACGAGGGCATTTTCCAACAGGCAGCTAGCGGCCGCGGGCGCCTTCCGAGGCGACAACCGGCGCCCAACAAAGGCGCATCTGCCGGACAATTGATCGAGCGTCGCCAATCGCCTGCGCGCTTTTCTTGATATGCCCCCAGCGGCCGAGTTTCGATTCGCGTTGATTAGGAAGAACCCGTAGTCATCGTAAACTCTTTTCAAGACGGCACTTGCGGCACACCTTAGTCAAGCCGTCAAGCCTCTTGCGAGGGGGTGCAACGGGGGCAAGGCGCCACGCTTGCTACTTTTCCACCTCGAGACCCAACGATTGCCCATGCGATTCATCACCTTCATTGAACCAGCGGCAATCGAGATCGAGGTTCCATTTCGTCATCGCTTGTATTTGCAAAAGAGGAGTGGCCATGCGTCGTGCCGGATTTACGCTTGTCGAACTTTTAGTGGTGATCGCCATCATCGGCGTGTTGATCGCGCTGCTGCTACCAGCGGTGCAGCAAGCCCGCGAAGCCGCGCGGCGCATGAGTTGCCAAAACAACATGAAGCAGTTGGGCCTGGCGCTGCACAATTACCACGACACCTTCAAGGTGTTGCCGCGGGGCGGTCACCCCGACCTGCCGAACGGCCTGGACGCGTGCAGCCCGCATGTCGCCATCCTTCCATTTTTGGAAGGGAAGAACATCTATGACTTGTACAACTTCGACGAGTCGTGGGATCACAGCTCGAACCTGCAAGTCAAGAACATGATGCCTTCGGCGTACGCCTGTCCGTCGGGCCCCGGCGATGGCGAGACCTACGACTTTGAGAATTCCGACGGCGATATCGAACAGCGGAAAGCGACGAGCTATGTCTATGTGGGCGACGCCAGCGAACGCGTTGACGGCAGCTTCGTGAACTTTGGGCAAACGCTCGTCTCGTGCACGCCTCCGGATGGAAAGATCCGCTATCGCAAATTTCGGG includes:
- a CDS encoding helix-turn-helix domain-containing protein, whose translation is MNVESPRTPRPIARSRSVDQWPNWRTMPGWIRDRFIQVEQFEEPSQGWEIAEVILAEAVSGGEPNDFYYLSVVVDTDAERDVEVDFGHGAFRRPSRAGNMLFGDQTYADGYLKGAGPFHNIAFYIRKQAFHDRLCNIVGDDVPPLDVLQTKSFRDDGLQTMLKYLVKQCRHNDAPLARWDSDETIDGICRRLLLFAGQKEPAIGPQDRLQPEGVKQVLEYVDAHFTQDLTRDQLAQIAGVAPGHFTRLFRQTTGETPKRYLLQLRIEKAKQLLLTSSQHLGMAAIAAECGFSSASHFVMEFRKQLGVTPDVFRRYH
- a CDS encoding DUF1559 domain-containing protein encodes the protein MRRAGFTLVELLVVIAIIGVLIALLLPAVQQAREAARRMSCQNNMKQLGLALHNYHDTFKVLPRGGHPDLPNGLDACSPHVAILPFLEGKNIYDLYNFDESWDHSSNLQVKNMMPSAYACPSGPGDGETYDFENSDGDIEQRKATSYVYVGDASERVDGSFVNFGQTLVSCTPPDGKIRYRKFRDALDGLSNSLFMVESAGRSRWLIDGEAQPADRLPGRGYYWGNEWECWTGPIAHTGFVATAVTTDPSTGEKNLSLFVGSRRMNFSNRYGRPYSFHPGGVMSLFADGSVHFLTESMDVYTLQYLAACDDGQTIPGEF